The Mangrovimonas cancribranchiae nucleotide sequence TAAATAAGAGGTTCTAAAACCATTAAACACATTTTGAGTTGCTCTTATCCCTATATTGGTAGAATGCGTTGTACGGTCGGCAAATTGACCTTGAAATAACTCTTGGTTACCAAGTCCTAGTGATTGACTTGCACTAGCATTTAACGTTGGTAAAAAACTACCTTTAGAAGCTTTTACATCTTGCTCTCCAGACAAAAGCGAATTATTAATCTGTTTTACCGATATGTTATTCTCCAAAGCATAATTAACACACTCTTGTAGTGTCCAAACTTTATCTTGTGCTTGAATGCTTATACTTAAAAATAATACTGCTATTATGCTAAAACCTATTTTATCTATTTTCATCATCTTCATTATTATCATCTGATGCTTTGTTCCACACTTTTATTTTATCGCCTTCGGCAACACCTTCGGTAATTTCAACATTTATACCATCGGATAAGCCAAGCTCTACGTCTACTTTTTTGTAATTGTTTTCACCCTCTAAAACCTCAACAAATGGTTTTTCGGTAATACGGTTATATTGCAACAAGGCTTCGCGAATAGCCAAAACGCTATCTCTTGCCTCGATATCTATTTCGGCATTTGCACTATATCCTGCACGTATATTGGTGCTTTCTTCTACATTTACATCGGCTTTTATAGTAAATTGTACGGCGCCGTTTTCTTCAATACCTTTTGGTGCCACAAATGTTAGTTTAGCAGGAAATTCTTTATCGCGAATAGCTCCTAAAATAACTTTTATTTCTTCACCTTCTTTTAGTTTACCAACTTCGGCTTCATCAACTTGGCCTTCAAAAATCATCACACTCATATCGGCAATGGTTGCAATGGTTGTCCCATCGTTAAAGTTGTTACTTTCGATAACTTGATCGCCTTCACGCACTGGAATTTCTAAAATAGTTCCTGAAATTTGTGCTACAATACTTGTGTTTGCAGTGTTTCCACCAGACAGCGATCCTTGTTTAATAATTTGATAGTTATTTTGTGCTTGCGCTAAGCTCTCTTTAGCTTGATTGTAAGATAACTCGCTATTCTCGAAATCTTGCTTTGAAATAACTCCTTTTTCAAACAATTCTTTATTACGATCGTAAAGCACTTTAGCGTTATCGAATGATAGTTTTTGTGTTTGAATATTACTTCTGGCACTTACCAAACTTTGCTCGTCTGGCACCACACGAATTTTAGCAATTAAATCGCCTTTTTTCACAATATCGCCTTCTTCGACAAGTATTTTATCGATAATCCCAGAAATTTGTGGTTTAAGTTCAATTTCTTCTTCTGGGTTTAATTTTCCCGTAGCCACAGCTTTAGTATTTATTGAAGTATAAAAAGGCTCTTCTGTTTTAAAATCTTCAACCGCTTTAGAATTAGCGTCTTTAAAATATTTGATTACCCATACAAATAGTAAGAGTAATACAATTCCGATAATGATTTTTAACGTTTTATTCATTTTATTTTTGATTGTTTATTCTATTCTTCTCTTAATGCGTCTATTGGTTTTATACTTGTGGCTTTAAATGCAGGTATTAACCCGATTAAAGTTCCTAAAATCACTAAAATTACTAAAGCGACAAATACAACTGCAATCGAGACCGATGGGTTTACTATGGCAGCTTCATCTCCTTGACCAAACATAGTATTTAACAAAATTAAAATCCATCCGCCAGAAATAATACCAAAAAGGCCTGCAATAATAGTTAAAAACACAGCTTCAACTACAATTTGTCGTTTTATTTCATAAGGCGTGGCTCCTAAAGCACGACGAACACCTATTTCTTTAGTACGCTCTTTTACAGTAATAAGCAATATGTTACCAATGGCAAATACGCCTGCTATTAAAGTGGCAATCCCCACAAACCATGTTAAAA carries:
- a CDS encoding efflux RND transporter periplasmic adaptor subunit → MNKTLKIIIGIVLLLLFVWVIKYFKDANSKAVEDFKTEEPFYTSINTKAVATGKLNPEEEIELKPQISGIIDKILVEEGDIVKKGDLIAKIRVVPDEQSLVSARSNIQTQKLSFDNAKVLYDRNKELFEKGVISKQDFENSELSYNQAKESLAQAQNNYQIIKQGSLSGGNTANTSIVAQISGTILEIPVREGDQVIESNNFNDGTTIATIADMSVMIFEGQVDEAEVGKLKEGEEIKVILGAIRDKEFPAKLTFVAPKGIEENGAVQFTIKADVNVEESTNIRAGYSANAEIDIEARDSVLAIREALLQYNRITEKPFVEVLEGENNYKKVDVELGLSDGINVEITEGVAEGDKIKVWNKASDDNNEDDENR